In Nerophis ophidion isolate RoL-2023_Sa linkage group LG02, RoL_Noph_v1.0, whole genome shotgun sequence, one DNA window encodes the following:
- the LOC133548216 gene encoding CD48 antigen-like — protein MFWSISCGLSLQDIVKSSYKNRITLDRVSAELTIKNATNEDSGDYFLEMNINNKPYTFQRTIEVIDKVSKPNISCEMSDTKQATLVCSTESKHPHLLKLKWSSPGKEQTGPNLTITVRNEDDDQVYRCDVSNPLTNETASFTAKDCFPGKRSDVHLIIILVCIFILVILCCVLYITPQYLKVSKERDEKTSFLDQVLTLTSNSGLNVLTEDEKMDSEGAMLLTASVPALHSSSTHLNTITELSDTSNDQQVQLLKNSEEMHDCSGVTVSRCNTWPGTSSTDKK, from the exons ATGTTCTGGTCTATTTCATGTGGACTTTCACTGCAG GACATTGTGAAGTCTTCATACAAGAACAGAATCACTCTGGACCGGGTCTCTGCAGAACTCACCATCAAAAACGCCACAAATGAAGACAGTGGAGACTATTTCCTAGAAATGAACATAAACAACAAGCCTTATACTTTCCAGCGTACAATTGAAGTTATAG ACAAAGTATCCAAACCCAACATATCCTGTGAGATGAGCGACACAAAGCAGGCGACACTTGTGTGCTCAACAGAGTCCAAACATCCTCATTTATTAAAGTTGAAGTGGAGCTCACCAGGAAAGGAGCAGACTGGACCAAATTTAACAATAACTGTCAGGAATGAAGATGATGATCAAGTTTATCGTTGTGATGTCAGCAACCCTCTGACCAATGAAACGGCTTCATTCACCGCTAAGGACTGCTTCCCGG GTAAAAGATCAGATGTTCATCTGATTATCATATTAGTCTGTATCTTCATTCTGGTCATCTTGTGTTGTGTTTTATACATAACACCTCAATATCTAAAAG tGTCCAAAGAGCGTGATGAAAAGACATCCTTCTTAGACCAAGTACTCACTCTTACCTCCAACTCAG gaCTGAACGTGTTGACTGAGGATGAGAAGATGGATTCAGAAGGAGCCATGCTACTCACTGCTTCTGTTCCTGCACTTCATTCCTCTTCAACACACTTAAACACTATCACTGAACTTTCAGATACCAGCAATGATCAGCAAGTTCAACTTCTGAAAAATTCGGAGGAAATGCATGACTGCAGTGGAGTGACAGTCAGTCGTTGCAACACTTGGCCAGGAACCAGTTCTACAGATAAAAAATAA